One part of the Arachidicoccus terrestris genome encodes these proteins:
- a CDS encoding DUF4961 domain-containing protein — MAKVLQNTKRTRWWQAALLLIAGFLVIVSCSITIDSIDQADSVNGGDTLSSTLHVTINTNDTRNNTKFMVALLVPKSWNSAAHSKITFTSSITTGTQTMSPVAPGVAAPQGGGKDWPTVIAEKVGNGGNLLPGWEWVAFYSDNAYSVVANLAITVTISIKVKVGVENLSFKLGYVVANSSDGLSGTDYYASAFPGCFRVFGQGDLLDYCNPQLSTVDPLKSLENDIVTLNFDGGIIDTELKDADEVYLCMKGVTTNGDTLNACAQDDRTKLTSYALKKWRIDLWPRQFFKLGQDQHLSGLVYYFTDKTGQKLVGKDGTGATPFTYTFSCE, encoded by the coding sequence ATGGCAAAGGTTCTTCAAAACACTAAACGCACCAGATGGTGGCAGGCGGCGCTCCTACTCATAGCCGGTTTTCTGGTAATCGTGAGCTGCAGTATCACCATTGACAGCATAGATCAGGCTGACAGTGTCAATGGGGGCGATACACTCTCCTCCACACTGCATGTCACGATTAATACCAATGACACCCGTAATAATACAAAATTCATGGTAGCCCTGCTGGTCCCTAAATCATGGAACAGTGCTGCCCATTCCAAGATTACTTTCACCAGTAGCATTACAACCGGCACGCAAACGATGAGCCCGGTCGCACCTGGCGTAGCGGCTCCTCAGGGCGGGGGTAAAGACTGGCCAACCGTGATCGCCGAAAAAGTGGGCAACGGCGGCAACCTTTTGCCCGGATGGGAGTGGGTCGCCTTTTATTCTGATAACGCGTATAGCGTCGTAGCCAATCTCGCCATTACCGTGACGATCTCTATCAAAGTAAAGGTAGGGGTGGAGAATCTCTCTTTCAAACTGGGCTATGTCGTGGCCAATAGTTCAGACGGGCTGTCCGGCACAGATTATTATGCCTCCGCATTTCCCGGATGTTTTCGCGTCTTTGGTCAGGGCGACCTGCTTGATTACTGCAATCCGCAGCTGTCGACAGTAGATCCGCTGAAGTCTCTGGAAAATGATATTGTCACGCTGAATTTTGACGGCGGGATCATTGATACGGAACTCAAAGACGCCGACGAGGTATATCTGTGTATGAAAGGTGTTACGACCAATGGCGACACCCTGAACGCCTGCGCACAGGATGACCGGACAAAGCTTACCAGCTATGCATTGAAAAAATGGCGGATCGACCTTTGGCCCCGGCAATTTTTCAAACTGGGGCAGGACCAGCATCTATCCGGCCTGGTTTATTATTTCACGGATAAAACGGGGCAAAAACTGGTCGGGAAGGACGGTACTGGCGCCACGCCTTTTACTTATACTTTCAGTTGTGAATAA
- a CDS encoding DUF5004 domain-containing protein yields MKNFKSFLLILTASCSLLACQREVGLKPVESTKTLNGTWKITKALRNGTDLTGRFDFSGFKIVFQDGHYSLDSLVPFPVTTDGSFQLDDPQYPFRIYFTEEGKEVRKLDMEFPVNQGVRNMIISFSPGCTSNTYQYTLQKVQ; encoded by the coding sequence ATGAAAAATTTTAAAAGCTTTCTGTTAATCCTGACGGCCTCCTGCAGCCTGTTGGCCTGTCAGCGTGAGGTCGGCCTGAAGCCCGTTGAATCCACCAAAACACTAAACGGGACCTGGAAAATTACCAAGGCCTTAAGAAACGGAACAGACCTGACCGGCCGTTTTGACTTTTCCGGTTTTAAAATCGTCTTTCAGGACGGACACTACAGTCTGGACAGCCTGGTGCCTTTTCCTGTTACAACGGACGGATCCTTCCAGCTGGATGACCCGCAGTATCCTTTCCGCATCTACTTTACTGAGGAAGGAAAGGAGGTCCGGAAACTGGATATGGAGTTTCCTGTCAATCAGGGAGTACGCAATATGATCATCAGTTTTTCCCCGGGATGCACCTCTAATACCTACCAATATACTTTACAGAAAGTTCAATAG
- a CDS encoding RagB/SusD family nutrient uptake outer membrane protein: protein MKKQCIPWVVSLAGFFIALSACQKSGFLDQTSTTSLNEASTFSDSANAMAFLNNIYTQIGFATDPRRFNGGSYAAGLEAASDEAEGPNASSSNGFIQFATGTVNPTVVPSDAWAVCYNNIRAVNQFLKHLPKIPFSATLKKSTAAEAHFLRGWYYFMLLEHYGGVPIIGDSIYKASDPMPQIRNSFKTCVNYILSECSAAAADLPPVQRGSEYGRASRGAALALKSRLLLYAASPLFNNGGLGKGLDGLDTIVAYPDQDPARWASAASAAKDVIDMNEYQLVVDSTTMAGQLGYGFQKLFTQRYNTEYILAHMMGNNKYLESLWDVPSRGGSGGPFPYQEIVDAFPMANGKLITEEGSGYDAANPYKNRDPRLNYSIIHDSTLRITYGANEPSPVALYWNTKVTPAVAASGDAVHKGTSTGYYIFKMIDPNIINNGINESKRCLPLIRYAEILLNYAEAQNEAAGPDQSVFKAVEAVRQRAGLRPYELPSDLDQTAMRRVIRNERRVELAFEGFRFFDVRRWMIADSTENQMMHGMEVDRGNTVTYKEFNVRKHNFRKAMYLWPLPLSEISKLTGLKQNPLY from the coding sequence ATGAAAAAACAGTGTATCCCCTGGGTGGTATCCCTTGCAGGCTTTTTTATCGCATTAAGTGCCTGTCAGAAGAGTGGCTTTCTGGACCAGACCAGCACAACCAGTCTCAATGAAGCGTCTACTTTCTCGGATAGTGCCAATGCGATGGCCTTTCTGAACAATATCTATACGCAGATCGGCTTCGCAACGGACCCCAGGCGCTTCAACGGGGGCAGTTATGCTGCCGGTCTGGAGGCGGCATCCGATGAGGCCGAGGGCCCTAATGCGTCCAGCTCCAACGGGTTTATTCAGTTTGCTACCGGAACAGTTAATCCAACTGTCGTACCCAGTGATGCCTGGGCCGTCTGCTATAATAACATCCGGGCAGTCAACCAGTTTTTAAAGCATTTGCCCAAGATTCCGTTTTCAGCAACCTTAAAGAAATCTACGGCGGCTGAAGCGCATTTTCTTCGCGGCTGGTATTATTTTATGCTGCTGGAACACTACGGAGGTGTTCCTATTATCGGAGATTCTATTTACAAGGCTTCTGACCCGATGCCTCAGATCAGAAATTCCTTTAAAACCTGCGTGAATTATATTTTAAGCGAATGTTCGGCCGCTGCAGCCGATCTGCCACCCGTACAAAGAGGTTCCGAATATGGACGGGCCAGCAGGGGTGCCGCACTGGCCCTGAAGTCAAGACTACTGTTATATGCAGCCAGTCCGCTTTTTAATAATGGTGGCCTCGGTAAAGGACTTGACGGCCTGGATACGATTGTTGCGTATCCGGACCAGGATCCCGCCAGGTGGGCCAGCGCCGCCAGCGCCGCCAAGGATGTCATCGATATGAACGAATATCAGCTGGTAGTTGATTCTACCACTATGGCCGGGCAGTTAGGTTACGGCTTCCAGAAGCTCTTTACGCAACGTTATAACACCGAATATATTCTGGCTCATATGATGGGTAACAATAAATACCTGGAGTCGCTCTGGGATGTTCCTTCCAGAGGGGGATCAGGCGGGCCGTTTCCCTATCAGGAGATCGTCGACGCCTTCCCCATGGCCAACGGCAAATTGATCACGGAAGAGGGATCAGGCTATGACGCTGCGAATCCTTATAAAAACAGGGACCCAAGGCTAAATTACAGTATTATCCATGATTCAACGCTGAGAATAACTTATGGCGCCAACGAGCCCAGTCCGGTAGCGCTGTATTGGAATACCAAGGTGACGCCGGCCGTAGCTGCCAGTGGGGACGCCGTTCATAAAGGCACTTCAACCGGTTATTATATTTTCAAAATGATCGACCCCAATATTATCAACAACGGTATCAATGAATCCAAACGGTGTCTTCCGCTGATCCGTTACGCAGAAATCCTGCTTAATTACGCAGAGGCGCAAAATGAAGCGGCAGGTCCCGATCAGTCCGTTTTTAAGGCTGTGGAGGCCGTCCGTCAGCGCGCCGGGCTCCGGCCTTATGAGCTACCCTCGGATCTGGATCAGACCGCCATGCGCCGCGTCATCAGAAATGAGCGCCGGGTGGAACTTGCCTTTGAAGGTTTTAGATTCTTTGACGTCCGCCGGTGGATGATCGCTGACTCTACGGAAAACCAGATGATGCATGGAATGGAGGTCGACAGAGGCAATACAGTGACCTATAAAGAATTTAATGTCCGCAAGCATAACTTCCGTAAAGCGATGTATCTATGGCCGCTGCCGTTATCTGAAATATCCAAATTGACCGGACTGAAACAAAATCCGCTTTATTAA
- a CDS encoding GH92 family glycosyl hydrolase: MKSSKVFVHSKIAYLMAMVMMITTGWSQSPVSDLVGYVNTLQGTRSSPDYSYGNTYPTVALPFAEHFWSPQTGNNGNGWKYRYQDSTIRGFGQTHQCSPWMNDYGVFTLMPLTAKLEVNEDKRASSFQHQNEIAGPDYYRVRFDNGVQTEISPSDRGAVFRFSFPKNAPGFLVLDGYTDLSAFHIDVKQGLVTGYVKNGLFIPGNFKNYFILRFNQPIEAFGSWDGASGTVTSGQDSVSGKKKGIYLRFKKGTRLEVKVASSYISSRQARRNLASELGDKSFDQVRLEAHSIWNKKLGQIRVKGASKETLQTFYSCLFRSSLFPCKFYDLDSSGHPYYYSPNDGRIHQGYFYTDDGYWDTFRAKFPLYNLLQPTLQGRYMKAILAVKRACGWLPSWSFPGETGGVMIGNHAISVLTDAWMKGIHSFNPDSALAYYLHEVRGSAPDGRFGRKEWDDYFVMGYIPYKKEEVGSTAKTLEYCYDDFCAYQLAKATGNLYYEKIFARQLYNYKNVFNPLSGFMEGKDSSGNFDPAFNPFRWGGPFVEGNAWHYSWSVFHDVQGLIELMGGPARFTGKIDALFAAGDSIDVGSYGDTIHEMREMVTAGMGQYAQGNEPVEHLPYLYTYAGQPWKTQYHVRHIMSHLFNSGPEGYPGDEDQGQMSAWYVLSALGLYSVCPGTDQYVIGSPIFTEATISLENGRQFTVEAKNNSPENIYIQSATLNGRPFTASWIDYATIMQGGRLVFEMGDQPALERGRLPADLPFSLTPATKSLPVKN, translated from the coding sequence ATGAAGTCATCTAAAGTCTTTGTACATTCAAAAATAGCTTACCTGATGGCTATGGTAATGATGATTACGACTGGCTGGTCTCAAAGCCCTGTCAGCGATCTGGTCGGGTATGTCAATACTTTACAGGGAACCCGGTCCAGTCCGGATTATTCTTATGGCAATACTTATCCCACCGTAGCACTGCCTTTCGCAGAGCATTTCTGGTCCCCCCAGACAGGAAATAACGGTAACGGCTGGAAGTACCGCTATCAGGACAGCACTATCCGTGGCTTCGGGCAGACGCACCAGTGTAGTCCCTGGATGAATGACTATGGGGTATTTACACTGATGCCGCTAACAGCAAAACTGGAGGTAAATGAAGATAAGCGCGCCAGCAGCTTCCAGCATCAAAATGAAATAGCGGGGCCGGATTATTATCGGGTACGCTTTGACAATGGTGTGCAGACGGAGATTAGTCCGTCGGACAGGGGTGCTGTATTCCGGTTTAGTTTTCCCAAAAACGCGCCAGGTTTTCTGGTGCTGGACGGTTATACCGATCTTAGTGCATTTCACATTGATGTGAAGCAGGGCCTGGTGACGGGGTACGTTAAAAACGGCCTTTTCATTCCTGGGAACTTTAAAAACTATTTCATACTTCGTTTTAACCAGCCCATTGAAGCCTTTGGCAGCTGGGATGGGGCTTCGGGGACTGTCACGTCCGGTCAGGATAGCGTATCCGGCAAAAAAAAAGGAATTTATCTCCGGTTTAAAAAAGGCACGCGGCTAGAAGTTAAGGTCGCCTCCTCTTATATTAGTAGCCGTCAGGCACGAAGAAACCTCGCATCAGAACTGGGAGACAAATCTTTTGATCAGGTGCGTTTGGAAGCCCACAGCATCTGGAATAAAAAACTGGGGCAGATCCGGGTCAAAGGGGCCTCAAAAGAAACACTTCAAACCTTTTACAGTTGTTTATTCAGGTCGAGTCTCTTCCCTTGCAAGTTCTATGATCTGGACAGTTCGGGGCATCCTTATTATTATAGCCCCAATGACGGGCGTATTCATCAGGGATATTTCTATACGGATGATGGATACTGGGATACGTTTCGTGCAAAGTTTCCTCTATATAATTTATTACAGCCGACGCTGCAGGGCCGGTATATGAAAGCCATCCTGGCAGTAAAAAGAGCGTGTGGCTGGTTGCCATCCTGGTCTTTCCCTGGAGAAACCGGTGGTGTAATGATCGGCAATCATGCGATCTCTGTTCTGACGGACGCCTGGATGAAAGGTATTCACAGTTTTAATCCGGATAGCGCGCTGGCTTATTATTTACATGAGGTCCGAGGTTCGGCGCCGGATGGCAGATTCGGCAGAAAGGAATGGGACGATTATTTTGTAATGGGTTATATTCCTTATAAAAAGGAGGAGGTAGGATCCACGGCAAAGACCCTGGAATACTGCTATGATGATTTCTGTGCCTATCAGTTAGCAAAAGCAACGGGTAATCTTTATTATGAAAAAATATTTGCCCGTCAGCTGTATAACTATAAAAATGTATTCAATCCACTTTCCGGGTTTATGGAAGGAAAAGACAGTAGCGGCAACTTTGATCCGGCCTTTAATCCTTTTAGATGGGGCGGTCCGTTTGTAGAGGGTAACGCCTGGCATTACAGTTGGTCAGTTTTCCATGATGTCCAGGGTCTGATAGAGCTGATGGGAGGCCCCGCACGTTTTACCGGAAAAATCGATGCCTTGTTTGCTGCCGGAGACTCCATCGATGTGGGCAGCTATGGGGATACGATCCATGAAATGCGTGAAATGGTAACAGCCGGGATGGGACAGTACGCCCAGGGCAATGAGCCTGTCGAGCACCTGCCTTATCTGTACACATATGCCGGTCAGCCCTGGAAGACACAGTACCATGTCCGCCATATTATGTCTCACCTTTTTAACAGTGGACCTGAGGGATATCCGGGCGATGAAGACCAGGGGCAGATGTCGGCCTGGTATGTACTTAGCGCACTGGGGCTTTACAGTGTCTGTCCCGGTACCGATCAGTATGTGATCGGCAGTCCTATATTTACAGAAGCGACAATTTCATTGGAAAACGGGCGGCAGTTTACCGTTGAAGCTAAAAATAACAGCCCCGAAAACATATACATCCAGTCAGCTACTTTAAACGGCCGCCCGTTTACGGCCAGCTGGATCGATTATGCAACCATTATGCAGGGAGGACGACTGGTCTTTGAAATGGGTGATCAACCTGCTTTAGAAAGAGGGCGGCTGCCTGCCGACTTGCCGTTTTCTCTGACACCCGCCACTAAAAGCCTGCCGGTCAAAAATTAA
- a CDS encoding RNA polymerase sigma factor: MKPAPFYTDIELFQQFKSGNRQAFEQIYKRYWSNLLSEAFRLTGSRAESKDLVQDIFISLFQKASRIDIKYSFRAYLYQTLRYKIINSKRDKLIHHHCHHEIYYRQAGENVFSNILETKELNTHLHIAINGLPKKCKQVFLLSREGDYSHKAISRELNISTSTVEKHIVKALKILRLKLNYNGMPA; the protein is encoded by the coding sequence ATGAAACCTGCACCGTTTTACACAGACATTGAGCTGTTCCAGCAGTTTAAATCCGGTAACCGACAAGCATTTGAACAGATATACAAAAGGTATTGGTCTAACCTGCTGAGCGAGGCTTTCCGGTTGACGGGCTCCCGTGCCGAATCCAAAGACCTGGTACAGGATATTTTTATCTCTTTATTCCAGAAAGCGTCAAGAATTGACATTAAATACTCTTTCCGGGCATATCTGTATCAGACGCTACGTTATAAAATCATCAACAGCAAACGTGACAAGCTGATCCACCATCACTGCCATCATGAAATTTATTATCGGCAGGCAGGCGAAAACGTTTTTTCTAATATACTTGAGACAAAGGAACTGAACACCCACTTACATATTGCGATCAACGGACTGCCCAAAAAATGTAAACAGGTTTTCCTTTTGAGCAGGGAAGGGGACTATTCTCATAAAGCCATCTCCAGGGAGTTGAATATCTCTACTTCCACTGTAGAAAAACATATTGTAAAGGCACTGAAAATACTCAGACTGAAATTAAACTACAACGGGATGCCCGCCTAA